The following proteins are encoded in a genomic region of Bicyclus anynana chromosome 12, ilBicAnyn1.1, whole genome shotgun sequence:
- the LOC112047761 gene encoding PCI domain-containing protein 2 homolog yields MQISLNHYIQSVERMYRLFDGEELSRLLSLRDVHVGNKNLRSSDIASLVEGNCVAPLDEVIICHLLCVKALHEKEYLEAYSHQRQCVVAVVRILQNQKEQNWCLPLMYTACLDLRLVAQKAEATAAQSEGKILEKAAESLLSCFRVCAADNRTSDEDTKRLGMLYLVNQLLKVYFRINALHLCKPLIRAIDSSPLWHQFPLAQQITYRYFVGRKAMFDSDYSTAESYLSFAFQKCHRNSHKNKRLILTYLIPVKMLLGYMPTVGLLEKYDLLQFLELISTVKNGDLRGIDSVMEKHESFFISAGIYLIVEKLKIIAYRNLFKKVYLEENNHQIDIANFQAALQMMGEEDMSSDETQCIVANLIYQGKIKGYISYQHKKVVVSKQNAFPPLSSL; encoded by the exons ATGCAGATCAGtctaaatcattatattcagaGTGTGGAAAGGATGTATAGGCTTTTTGATGGGGAAGAGCTTTCACGTCTTCTTTCTCTGAGAGACGTACACGTTGGTAACAAAAACCTACGCTCAAGTGATATTGCTTCTCTAGTTGAAGGGAACTGTGTAGCCCCTCTCGATGAAGTGATTATATGTCATTTGCTATGTGTAAAG GCTCTACATGAGAAGGAATATTTAGAAGCATACAGTCACCAGCGCCAATGTGTGGTTGCCGTTGTGAGAATACTACAAAACCAAAAAGAGCAGAACTGGTGTTTGCCACTCATGTACACTGCTTGCCTGGATCTTCGCCTTGTTGCACAGAAAGCTGAAGCAACCGCTG CACAAAGCGAAGGCAAGATTCTAGAAAAGGCTGCTGAGAGCCTGCTTTCATGCTTCAGAGTCTGTGCTGCTGACAACAGAACGTCAGATGAAGATACAAAACGACTGGGTATGTTGTACCTTGTGAACCAACTTCTGAAGGTCTACTTCCGTATCAATGCACTACATTTGTGCAAACCCCTGATCAGAGCTATCGACTCTTCCCCTCTCTGGCATCAGTTCCCTTTGGCCCAACAAATTACATACAGATACTTCGTTGGGCGCAAAGCAATGTTCGACTCTGACTACAGCACTGCAGAGAGCTATCTATCTTTCGCCTTTCAGAAATGCCATAGAAACagccataaaaataaaagactcATTTTGACTTATTTGATACCAGTGAAAATGTTACTGGGATACATGCCCACTGTGGGTTTGTTGGAAAAGTATGACTTATTGCAGTTCTTGGAATTGATATCTACAGTCAAAAATGGAGACTTACGAGGAATTGACAGTGTGATGGAAAAACATGAATCGTTTTTCATCAGTGCAggcatttatttaattgtggaaaaattgaaaattatagcGTAcaggaatttatttaaaaaagtataccTTGAGGAAAATAATCACCAAATTGATATAGCGAACTTTCAAGCCGCATTGCAAATGATGGGCGAGGAAGACATGAGTTCAGATGAAACACAGTGTATTGTAGCGAATCTAATATATCAGGGGAAAATCAAGGGATACATTTCGTACCAACATAAAAAAGTGGTTGTAAGCAAACAAAATGCATTTCCCCCACTGTCTAGTCtttaa
- the LOC112047762 gene encoding MKI67 FHA domain-interacting nucleolar phosphoprotein-like yields the protein MDESVALDSSRQKHFVKSVRSIKKRLKKTQRKSPKDIAVIDEDVVVNKENNEVGKKKKTERRNKKGLVYLSHIPHGFYEEQMTEYFKQFGVVTNARVIRSRRTGNSKGFAFVEFREPEVAEIVAETMNNYLMGKRIIKAAYIPPHKQRLNALRKNWNYQNNPASNERLNLRKKHNEVKDEKEELKIARKLLLTLSKTKEKLSALGIEYDFFKPVDVPESLVDEVDKLNTKTDVKSNKQVKNESKELKPDVTSKTIKTELEDVNVLENTDKKKKKQLKKKKAEKTEKSISNLISTKTATSIKRKLKNESKEENKISSTEEKIKIKQKKQQKAGKIEKEENFITIKQSSDSESSFDSDEFEKTLEMDSSDLTSGDESDVSQDEEILESPKKQQKRTPKVAKKQGKANPDLRAPKKQDKGNVTTQSVVKRKTTQSAPLASKKAKFEKQLGNRQLNKVIKKRK from the exons atggaTGAAAGTGTTGCTTTAGATTCTTCTAGGCAAAAACATTTTGTGAAATCAGTCAGAAGTATTAAAAAGCGACTTAAG AAAACGCAACGCAAAAGCCCAAAAGACATAGCAGTAATAGATGAAGATGtagttgtaaataaagaaaacaatgaagttggaaagaagaaaaaaacagAAAGGCGTAATAAAAAAGGCTTGGTTTATTTATCCCATATCCCACATGGCTTTTATGAg GAACAAATGACTGAATACTTTAAGCAGTTTGGCGTAGTGACAAATGCTAGAGTAATCAGGTCCAGGCGCACCGGCAACTCCAAGGGCTTTGCCTTTGTTGAATTTAGAGAACCAGAAGTGGCAGAAATTGTGGCtgaaacaatgaataattatctTATGggaaaaagaataattaaag CGGCATATATCCCACCTCATAAGCAAAGACTAAACGCTCTTAGAAAAAATTGGAATTATCAAAATAATCCAGCAAGTAATGAAAGACTAAATCTCAGAAAG AAGCACAATGAAGTTAAAGATGAGAAAGAAGAGTTGAAAATAGCACGGAAACTATTATTGAC tttatctaaaactaaagaaaaactGAGTGCTCTTGGAATTGAATATGATTTCTTCAAACCAGTTGATGTTCCAGAGTCTTTGGTAGATGaagtagataaattaaatacaaagacAGATGTAAAATCTAATAAGCAAGTCAAAAATGAATCAAAAGAACTAAAACCAGACGTCAcatcaaaaacaattaaaactgaGCTGGAAGATGTGAATGTCCTCGAGAACactgataaaaaaaagaaaaaacagcttaagaaaaaaaaagctgagAAAACTGAAAAAtccatatcaaatttaatttcaaccAAGACAGCTACATCGATAAAGCGTAAGCTTAAGAATGAAAgtaaagaagaaaataaaataagcagtACAGAAGAgaagataaaaataaagcaaaagAAGCAACAAAAAGCAGGTAAAATAGAGAAGGAAGAAAACTTTATTACTATTAAGCAATCCAGTGACAGTGAAAGTAGTTTTGATTCTGATGAATTTGAGAAGACTTTGGAAATGGATAGCAGTGATTTGACATCTGGTGATGAAAGTGATGTCTCACAGGATGAAGAAATCCTAGAATCACCTAAAAAGCAGCAAAAACG AACTCCTAAAGTTGCTAAAAAACAAGGAAAAGCTAATCCAGATTTAAGAGCTCCGAAGAAGCAAGACAAAGGAAATGTTACTACTCAGTCAGTAGTAAAACGGAAAACTACTCAAA GTGCACCATTAGCTTCTAAAAAAGCGAAATTTGAGAAGCAACTCGGCAACAGGCAACTGAATAAAGTGATCAAGaaacgaaaataa